In Amycolatopsis jiangsuensis, the following proteins share a genomic window:
- a CDS encoding IS3 family transposase gives MGRRGYPPEFRRRVLDLIEAGRKVADVAHDLGLSDQTIYSWRRQDRIDRGLESGLTSAEKAELTAAKKRIAELESELAVHRRATELLKEAVRPKARYAAIAAMTEEGLPAQLACRVLGVSESGFYAWRSRSPSARSIRHAWLTDLITEIHQNSQGRYGARRVHAELRLGRGIQVGHGAVEMLMRRARLVGAMGRPRWKRTKPDEIAKDLVKRDFTAAGPNRKWLTDITEHRTREGQVYCAVVLDVYSRRVVGWSIDSSPTAALVTNALGMAIDNRAPQSGTIIHSDQGVQYGSWAFTKRAKDSGLVPSMGSVGDCYDNAMMESFWSRMQVELLDRHRWRTRVELANAIFEYLEIWHNRQRRHSSLGWLSPVEYEKATIVA, from the coding sequence ATGGGACGACGTGGGTATCCGCCGGAGTTCCGGCGGAGGGTGCTGGACCTGATCGAGGCCGGCCGCAAGGTCGCCGATGTGGCGCATGATCTGGGGCTCAGCGATCAGACGATCTACAGCTGGCGGCGACAGGATCGGATCGACCGGGGCCTGGAGTCCGGGTTGACCAGCGCGGAGAAGGCCGAGCTGACCGCCGCGAAGAAGAGGATCGCCGAGTTGGAGAGCGAGTTGGCGGTGCATCGGCGAGCGACCGAGCTGCTGAAGGAGGCGGTGCGCCCAAAAGCCCGCTACGCCGCGATCGCGGCGATGACTGAGGAGGGTTTGCCGGCCCAGCTCGCGTGCCGGGTGCTGGGAGTGTCGGAGTCGGGGTTCTACGCCTGGCGATCGCGGTCACCGTCAGCCCGATCGATCCGGCATGCCTGGCTGACCGATCTGATCACCGAGATCCACCAGAACTCCCAGGGGCGCTACGGTGCCCGCCGCGTGCACGCCGAGCTGCGGCTGGGGCGGGGGATCCAGGTCGGTCACGGGGCGGTGGAGATGCTGATGCGCCGCGCCCGTCTGGTCGGCGCCATGGGGCGGCCGCGGTGGAAGCGCACCAAGCCCGATGAGATCGCCAAGGATCTGGTGAAGCGTGATTTCACCGCCGCGGGGCCGAACCGCAAGTGGCTCACAGACATCACTGAGCATCGCACCCGCGAGGGCCAGGTCTACTGCGCGGTCGTTCTCGATGTCTACTCACGTCGCGTGGTGGGCTGGTCTATCGATTCCTCGCCCACCGCGGCCCTGGTGACCAACGCGCTCGGCATGGCCATCGACAACCGGGCGCCGCAGTCTGGCACGATCATTCATTCCGACCAGGGAGTCCAATATGGATCGTGGGCGTTCACCAAGCGCGCGAAGGACTCCGGGCTGGTTCCGTCGATGGGCAGCGTCGGCGACTGCTACGACAACGCGATGATGGAGTCGTTCTGGTCGCGCATGCAGGTCGAACTGCTCGACCGCCACCGATGGCGCACGCGGGTCGAGTTGGCCAACGCGATCTTCGAGTACCTCGAGATCTGGCACAACCGCCAACGACGCCACAGCAGCCTCGGCTGGCTCAGTCCAGTAGAGTACGAAAAAGCAACCATCGTGGCATGA
- the lanL gene encoding class IV lanthionine synthetase LanL: protein MPRPADFRELPSVFGAVWRLGGQPVPPADSPYVRVLRAQASGDALDVEFDEMWCHVRPDGASHPVQGWKIHVSATTEAAAEVLDRSAEVLLRNRCVFKFASSPDRLALLNSAHYPRQGAAKFITCYPRDDEHFRLLAEELHEAAEGLPGPLILSDRAYRPGSPVHYRYGGFSPRRMLTNDAELVGALVVPGSGTEPVLVPDRREAWFAPPPWARDPLADPAAPSAAPTGPAPRVEVLLGGRFAAAEAIRHSSRGGVYLATDRENSTGVIVKQARRHVTGNSGKTAQTALRHEAAVLGELEALGHTPAKLALFEQDGDLFLAEEEIEGAALRRWVREHSGVVGAQTRREPGVPLLAARAILRQLADVVESVHQAGWVLRDLSPGNVMVRPDGTVALVDLEFAAPAGSDAQPGGTPGYAAPEQLDGAPAAAAADWYSVGALGFLLVIGTDPVFPADSPEPRPARDRMSPWLAAANSAGAVALTPLIMGLVDPDPQHRWTGGEIRAFLAAETPAARPATPGHWPDSTARRVLADGLAHLCATFDQQNTKHGPWPRTCTTGFVDPANVQHGAAGVLAVLTTAFRQQPDQGLRDTVQTASHWLRDYVATESRRLPGLHFGRSGTGWAMHDAAGALGDRQLADAAVALAKQVPTDWENPDVAHGAAGAGIAQLRFWQATGDPEFRDRAQSCAEGLAARVVRTGDGIRWPIPAAFASRLAGLTHLGFAHGTAGIACFLLSAGLICDRDDWVSLAADAGRSLVAAAVGADATAALWPSSADDDSDPMEHWCSGSTGVATFLLRLWEATGIQEFFDFADRAATAAYRRRWHASPVQCHGLAGNGEFLLDLGDATGDLRYRQWAEELASTGYLRHALFEGKVLIPDETSVGFGTQYGVGMAGYLGFLLRLRYSLPRQWMVATPAPRRHRGGGAAPAELSSEFA, encoded by the coding sequence GTGCCGAGGCCGGCGGATTTCCGGGAACTGCCCAGCGTTTTCGGTGCCGTCTGGAGGCTGGGCGGTCAGCCCGTCCCGCCCGCCGATTCGCCTTATGTCCGGGTGCTGCGCGCCCAGGCGTCCGGGGACGCACTCGACGTGGAGTTCGACGAGATGTGGTGTCACGTGCGCCCGGACGGCGCGTCCCATCCCGTGCAGGGCTGGAAGATCCACGTCTCCGCGACGACCGAGGCGGCGGCCGAAGTGCTGGACCGCTCGGCGGAGGTCCTGCTGCGGAACCGGTGCGTGTTCAAGTTCGCGAGTTCCCCGGACCGGCTGGCCCTGCTCAATTCCGCCCATTATCCGAGGCAAGGCGCGGCCAAGTTCATCACCTGCTACCCGCGTGACGACGAGCATTTCCGGCTGCTCGCCGAAGAGCTGCACGAGGCGGCCGAAGGACTTCCGGGTCCCCTCATCCTCTCCGACCGCGCGTACCGGCCGGGAAGCCCGGTGCACTACCGCTACGGCGGTTTCTCGCCGCGCCGGATGCTGACCAATGACGCGGAACTGGTCGGAGCGCTGGTGGTTCCCGGCAGCGGAACGGAACCGGTGCTGGTTCCCGACCGCCGCGAGGCCTGGTTCGCCCCGCCGCCGTGGGCGCGGGATCCGCTGGCGGACCCCGCGGCGCCGAGCGCCGCGCCCACCGGGCCCGCTCCGCGGGTCGAAGTGCTGCTGGGCGGCCGGTTCGCCGCGGCCGAGGCGATCCGCCACTCCAGTCGCGGCGGGGTGTATCTCGCGACAGACCGGGAAAACAGCACCGGCGTCATCGTGAAACAGGCCCGCCGGCATGTCACCGGAAACTCGGGAAAAACCGCGCAGACGGCGCTGCGGCACGAGGCCGCGGTGCTCGGGGAACTCGAAGCGCTGGGGCACACTCCGGCGAAGCTGGCCCTGTTCGAGCAAGACGGGGATCTCTTCCTGGCTGAGGAAGAGATCGAGGGAGCGGCGCTGCGGCGGTGGGTCCGCGAGCACAGCGGGGTCGTCGGCGCGCAGACGCGTCGCGAGCCGGGCGTCCCGCTGCTTGCCGCGCGCGCCATCCTGCGGCAGCTGGCGGACGTGGTGGAATCGGTGCACCAGGCCGGTTGGGTGCTGCGCGACCTGAGTCCCGGCAACGTCATGGTGCGGCCGGACGGCACCGTCGCTCTGGTCGACCTGGAGTTCGCCGCCCCGGCCGGCAGCGACGCGCAGCCGGGCGGCACACCCGGGTACGCCGCCCCGGAACAGCTCGACGGCGCCCCCGCGGCCGCCGCGGCGGACTGGTACAGCGTCGGCGCACTCGGGTTTTTACTGGTGATCGGCACGGACCCGGTGTTCCCGGCGGACAGCCCCGAGCCGCGTCCGGCGCGGGACCGGATGTCGCCCTGGCTGGCAGCTGCGAACTCGGCGGGGGCTGTCGCGCTGACCCCGTTGATCATGGGGCTCGTCGATCCTGACCCGCAGCACCGGTGGACCGGCGGCGAGATCCGCGCATTTCTCGCCGCCGAGACGCCAGCGGCGCGGCCGGCGACGCCCGGTCACTGGCCGGATTCGACCGCGCGGCGGGTGCTCGCGGACGGCCTCGCCCACCTTTGCGCCACTTTCGACCAGCAGAACACGAAGCACGGGCCGTGGCCGAGGACTTGCACGACCGGGTTCGTCGACCCGGCCAACGTGCAGCACGGCGCCGCCGGTGTGCTCGCCGTGCTGACCACTGCCTTCCGGCAGCAGCCGGACCAGGGACTGCGCGACACCGTCCAGACGGCTTCGCACTGGTTGCGCGACTACGTGGCGACGGAGTCCCGGCGGCTTCCCGGTCTGCACTTCGGCCGCTCGGGCACAGGCTGGGCCATGCACGACGCCGCCGGAGCGCTCGGCGACCGGCAGCTCGCCGACGCGGCGGTCGCACTGGCCAAACAGGTCCCGACCGACTGGGAAAACCCCGATGTCGCGCACGGGGCCGCCGGAGCCGGGATCGCGCAACTGCGGTTCTGGCAGGCGACCGGCGACCCCGAATTCCGGGACCGGGCCCAGTCGTGCGCCGAAGGTCTCGCCGCCAGGGTCGTCCGCACCGGAGACGGAATCCGCTGGCCCATTCCCGCCGCATTCGCCTCGCGGCTCGCCGGGCTGACCCATCTCGGATTCGCGCACGGCACCGCGGGAATCGCCTGTTTCCTGCTGAGCGCAGGACTGATCTGCGACCGGGACGACTGGGTCTCGCTCGCGGCCGACGCCGGCCGTAGCCTGGTCGCCGCCGCGGTCGGCGCGGACGCCACCGCCGCGTTGTGGCCGTCCTCCGCGGACGACGACAGCGATCCGATGGAACACTGGTGCAGCGGATCGACCGGTGTCGCGACATTCCTCCTCAGATTGTGGGAGGCGACCGGCATCCAGGAATTCTTCGACTTCGCCGACCGCGCGGCCACCGCCGCTTACCGGCGGCGGTGGCACGCCTCCCCAGTGCAGTGCCACGGGCTGGCCGGAAACGGGGAATTCCTGCTGGACCTAGGCGACGCGACGGGCGACCTCCGCTACCGGCAATGGGCCGAAGAACTTGCCTCGACCGGCTATCTCCGGCACGCGCTGTTCGAGGGCAAGGTGCTGATCCCCGACGAAACCAGCGTCGGATTCGGCACTCAGTACGGTGTCGGCATGGCCGGGTATCTCGGCTTTCTCCTGCGGCTGAGGTATTCCTTGCCACGACAATGGATGGTGGCGACGCCAGCACCGCGCCGGCACCGGGGCGGCGGTGCCGCCCCGGCGGAACTGTCGTCTGAATTCGCGTGA
- a CDS encoding FAD-dependent oxidoreductase, whose amino-acid sequence MDQSAHPEFDVIVAGGGPGGATAATLLAKRGHRVLLLEKERFPRYQIGESLLPSTVHGVCEMLGVSDELARAGFPVKRGGTFRWGANPDPWTFTFALSRKLAGRTSTAYQVDRARFDQILLENARKHGVDVREEHEVLALIEEDGRYRGVRFRDDSGAVATAAARYVVVAAGSSTALYKGVGERVYSDFFRNVAVFGYFEGGKRLPAPNEGNILCSAFDDGWMWYIPISDTLTSVGAVVASERAATIQKDREGALHGFVDSCPIVRDYLSEARRVTSGKYGEVRVRKDYSYRSTRYWRPGAVLVGDAACFVDPVFSTGVHLATYSGVLAARSISTVLSGSLPEAECFREFERRYARELEVYHTFLQAMYNINESESSYFWEARKVLGTDQPDEEAFVDLVAGVSAPGASRFGDALRDATRPESLDEGDAVFAGEGTRFLGSVLREAGDLQLRAVAGEQDEPEPGMFPDGLVSSADGLSWERRA is encoded by the coding sequence ATGGATCAATCGGCACACCCCGAGTTCGACGTCATCGTGGCCGGCGGCGGGCCCGGCGGGGCGACGGCGGCGACGCTGCTGGCCAAACGTGGACACCGGGTCCTGTTGCTGGAGAAGGAAAGGTTCCCGCGCTACCAGATCGGAGAGTCCCTGCTGCCCTCGACCGTGCACGGGGTGTGCGAGATGCTCGGGGTCTCCGACGAGCTGGCCCGCGCCGGGTTCCCGGTCAAACGCGGCGGCACTTTCCGCTGGGGAGCCAATCCGGACCCGTGGACCTTCACCTTCGCGCTGTCGCGGAAGCTGGCCGGGCGCACCTCGACGGCCTACCAGGTCGACCGTGCGCGGTTCGACCAGATCCTGCTGGAGAACGCGCGCAAGCACGGCGTCGACGTCCGCGAGGAGCACGAGGTGCTCGCGCTGATCGAAGAGGACGGCCGGTACCGGGGCGTCCGGTTCCGCGACGATTCCGGCGCGGTGGCCACCGCCGCCGCGCGGTACGTCGTGGTGGCGGCGGGGAGCTCGACCGCGCTGTACAAGGGAGTGGGCGAACGAGTCTATTCGGACTTCTTCCGGAACGTCGCGGTATTCGGCTATTTCGAAGGCGGGAAACGCCTTCCCGCGCCGAACGAAGGCAATATCCTCTGCTCGGCCTTCGACGACGGCTGGATGTGGTACATCCCGATTTCGGACACGCTGACCAGCGTCGGAGCCGTGGTGGCGAGCGAGCGGGCGGCTACGATTCAGAAAGACCGCGAAGGCGCTTTGCACGGTTTCGTCGACTCGTGTCCGATCGTGCGCGATTATCTTTCGGAAGCGCGGCGCGTGACCTCCGGGAAATACGGTGAGGTGCGGGTGCGCAAGGATTACTCGTACCGCAGCACCCGATACTGGCGGCCGGGGGCGGTCTTGGTCGGGGACGCCGCGTGTTTCGTCGACCCGGTGTTTTCCACCGGAGTCCACCTGGCGACTTACAGCGGTGTGCTCGCCGCGCGATCGATCAGCACCGTCCTGTCCGGGAGCCTGCCGGAAGCGGAGTGCTTCCGGGAATTCGAACGGCGGTACGCCCGGGAATTGGAGGTGTACCACACGTTCCTGCAGGCGATGTACAACATCAACGAATCGGAATCGTCGTACTTCTGGGAAGCGCGCAAGGTGCTCGGCACCGACCAGCCGGACGAGGAGGCGTTCGTCGACCTGGTCGCCGGGGTGTCCGCGCCCGGCGCGTCGCGGTTCGGGGACGCGCTGCGAGACGCGACGCGGCCGGAATCGCTCGACGAGGGGGACGCCGTGTTCGCAGGCGAAGGGACCAGATTCCTCGGTTCCGTGCTGCGCGAGGCCGGGGATCTCCAGTTGCGGGCGGTTGCCGGCGAACAGGACGAGCCGGAGCCGGGAATGTTTCCCGACGGGCTCGTGTCCTCGGCGGACGGTCTCTCCTGGGAACGCCGCGCCTGA
- a CDS encoding non-ribosomal peptide synthetase, with protein MAEHDLCIHELVAEAAARNPDSAAVVAGETVLSYRRLDRAAAVLAGDLRALGVGPETVVGVHARRSPALVVGALAALKAGGAYAPMDPDGPATRALGRNWGAILTERESAARFTGSGLPVLDLDENRDDRTPAGLPGPAAAPRNLAYVIYTSGSTGWPKGVAVEHRSIVNSTRARLAAYPPYRRFLLLSSVAFDSAVAGVFGTLAGGGTLYLPPTGTESDARALVRQIADHRIDTVLALPSLFDLVLEAAGPDEVASLRTVVLAGESCPPALVRRARQRVPDARLANEYGPAEGTVWSTAWHAPSGVLPELDTVPIGRSIPGVRVSVLDESGRPAPAGEIYLAGAGLARGYLGRPGETAAAFVADPDGVPGARRYRTGDRGRWRPDGELEFLGRTDRQLKISGYRVEPGEVEAALLEFPGLRQAAVVESPRAPGRALAACVAPSGTDLPALRDFLAGRLPAYLVPPDVRPVRALPVNPNGKADYAAVRALLATPVPAAVEPPRGAVEQAVARVWCDVLGLPDVSRSAGFADLGRSIDAMRISLRLSRIFGVEVPLLWVYEAASVATLAAWLSRTAPDAGVAAEKRLALDPPTP; from the coding sequence ATGGCGGAGCACGATCTGTGCATTCATGAGCTGGTGGCGGAGGCAGCGGCCCGGAATCCCGATTCGGCCGCGGTGGTCGCGGGCGAGACCGTGCTGAGCTACCGGCGGCTCGACCGGGCCGCCGCCGTGCTCGCCGGGGACCTGCGCGCACTCGGCGTCGGTCCCGAGACGGTCGTCGGCGTGCACGCCCGCAGATCGCCCGCCCTGGTCGTCGGGGCGCTGGCCGCGCTCAAGGCAGGCGGCGCGTACGCCCCGATGGACCCGGACGGCCCGGCGACCCGGGCGCTCGGCCGGAATTGGGGCGCGATCCTGACCGAACGCGAGTCGGCCGCGCGGTTCACCGGTAGCGGCCTGCCAGTGCTGGATCTCGACGAGAACCGCGACGACCGGACCCCGGCTGGGCTTCCGGGCCCCGCGGCCGCCCCCAGGAACCTGGCCTACGTCATCTACACCTCCGGGTCCACCGGGTGGCCCAAAGGCGTCGCCGTCGAGCACCGCTCGATCGTCAACTCCACCCGCGCGCGGCTGGCCGCATATCCGCCGTACCGCAGGTTTCTCCTGTTGTCGTCGGTGGCGTTCGACAGCGCCGTCGCCGGGGTTTTCGGCACGCTGGCCGGCGGCGGGACGCTCTACCTGCCGCCGACAGGAACCGAAAGCGACGCACGGGCGCTCGTCCGCCAGATCGCCGACCACCGCATCGACACGGTGCTGGCGCTGCCGTCCCTGTTCGATCTCGTGCTCGAAGCCGCGGGCCCGGACGAGGTGGCCTCCCTGCGGACAGTCGTCCTGGCAGGCGAAAGCTGCCCGCCCGCACTCGTTCGCCGGGCGCGGCAACGGGTTCCGGACGCGCGGCTGGCGAACGAATACGGTCCGGCGGAAGGCACCGTGTGGAGCACCGCCTGGCACGCGCCGTCCGGTGTGCTGCCCGAACTCGACACCGTGCCGATCGGCCGCTCGATCCCCGGCGTGCGAGTGAGCGTGCTCGACGAGTCCGGCCGTCCGGCGCCCGCGGGCGAGATCTACCTCGCCGGTGCCGGGCTGGCGCGCGGATATCTGGGCAGGCCGGGCGAGACGGCGGCGGCGTTCGTCGCGGACCCCGACGGCGTTCCGGGCGCGCGAAGGTACCGGACCGGCGACCGCGGCCGGTGGCGCCCCGATGGCGAACTGGAGTTCCTCGGCCGGACGGACCGCCAGCTGAAGATCAGCGGCTACCGGGTGGAGCCCGGGGAAGTCGAGGCGGCGCTCCTGGAGTTCCCGGGCCTCCGGCAAGCGGCGGTCGTCGAATCCCCGCGCGCCCCGGGCCGCGCGCTCGCGGCCTGCGTCGCGCCGTCCGGGACCGACCTGCCGGCCTTGCGGGACTTCCTCGCCGGCCGGCTGCCCGCGTACCTGGTCCCGCCGGACGTCCGGCCGGTGCGAGCGCTCCCGGTCAACCCGAACGGAAAGGCCGACTACGCGGCGGTGCGAGCGCTCCTCGCGACGCCGGTGCCCGCCGCGGTGGAACCGCCGCGCGGCGCGGTGGAACAGGCGGTCGCGCGAGTGTGGTGCGACGTGCTCGGCCTGCCGGACGTCAGCCGCTCGGCGGGCTTCGCGGACCTGGGGCGCTCGATCGACGCGATGCGCATTTCCTTGCGCCTGTCCCGGATCTTCGGCGTCGAGGTGCCGCTGCTGTGGGTGTACGAGGCCGCGAGCGTGGCGACTCTGGCCGCCTGGCTTTCCCGCACCGCCCCGGACGCCGGCGTCGCCGCGGAGAAGCGGCTCGCACTCGACCCGCCCACCCCATGA
- a CDS encoding protein kinase domain-containing protein, translated as MPGQGGDRSKRTVLNGRYELTPLPLARGGMGEVWEGRDTKLDREIAVKFIRFPDGTPDDELVRRFVRESRITARLQHPGVPAVFDVGTHEGRPFLVMQRIHGMSVADLVAERGALSVGWCASIAAQTCAVLIVAHQASLVHRDLKPANLMLEPDGTVKVLDFGLAVALDMADASQITRSGQTIGTPAYMAPEQVLAAMSGPRSDLYTLGCTLFEMLTGQQVFGGSTAYAVMNKQVDEHPPAVTSSRPDTPRALAQLVGELLEKKPEDRPADARSVYERLLPFVRDLGPIPGALTPPAVPSPLRMYASVVSRTFDTTIATGSSTTPAAPVPTPAERPPASRPDVGQARREAGSLVKQSRYAQAAQVLEGAVHASLATSDPTGEGVFALRLEWANVLFEGGEYRRAAPAYRDLARDFTKKDGPDSELVFRCRLQEATCLALIGDTSLAVRSLESLLSDEQRVYGADDSRPLELRRQIGLLHLAGGQRDEATRTLSRLLDDLIRVHGPTHPSVPKVRDLLSGIPQEGGR; from the coding sequence ATGCCGGGGCAAGGAGGAGACAGGTCCAAGCGCACGGTCCTCAACGGACGTTACGAGCTGACGCCGTTGCCCCTCGCGCGGGGCGGAATGGGTGAGGTGTGGGAGGGCCGTGACACCAAGCTCGACCGCGAGATCGCGGTCAAGTTCATCCGGTTCCCCGATGGCACACCCGACGACGAGCTGGTGCGCCGGTTCGTTCGGGAATCGCGCATCACGGCCCGCTTGCAGCATCCCGGTGTGCCCGCGGTATTCGATGTCGGCACCCACGAGGGGCGCCCGTTCCTGGTGATGCAACGCATTCATGGCATGAGCGTCGCTGACCTGGTGGCCGAACGCGGCGCTCTGTCTGTTGGCTGGTGCGCCTCGATCGCCGCCCAGACGTGCGCGGTACTCATCGTCGCGCACCAGGCATCGCTGGTCCACCGCGACTTGAAGCCCGCCAACCTCATGCTCGAACCCGACGGCACCGTCAAGGTTCTCGACTTCGGCCTTGCCGTCGCCCTCGACATGGCCGATGCGTCACAGATCACCCGCTCCGGCCAGACGATCGGGACACCCGCGTACATGGCTCCCGAACAGGTGCTCGCCGCCATGAGCGGGCCGCGGAGTGACCTTTACACGCTCGGCTGCACCTTGTTCGAGATGCTCACCGGGCAGCAGGTGTTCGGCGGGTCCACCGCATACGCTGTGATGAACAAGCAGGTGGACGAGCACCCTCCCGCGGTGACTTCATCGCGACCGGACACGCCACGTGCGCTGGCACAGCTGGTCGGTGAACTGCTGGAGAAGAAGCCGGAGGACCGGCCGGCCGACGCGCGATCCGTGTATGAACGGCTGCTTCCCTTTGTGCGCGACCTCGGGCCCATTCCTGGAGCGCTGACTCCGCCGGCGGTTCCGAGTCCGCTACGGATGTATGCGTCGGTCGTGAGCAGGACCTTCGACACCACGATCGCGACCGGCAGCTCCACGACACCCGCGGCGCCGGTCCCCACACCGGCCGAGCGTCCACCAGCGAGCCGGCCGGACGTCGGCCAGGCCCGCCGCGAGGCTGGATCCCTGGTCAAGCAGTCGCGTTACGCGCAGGCCGCGCAGGTTCTCGAAGGCGCCGTCCACGCCTCGCTCGCAACCTCGGACCCCACCGGCGAGGGCGTTTTCGCACTGCGCCTGGAGTGGGCGAATGTCCTCTTCGAAGGCGGTGAGTACCGCCGCGCCGCGCCGGCCTACCGCGACCTGGCTCGTGATTTCACGAAGAAGGACGGCCCGGACTCCGAACTCGTGTTCCGCTGCCGCCTGCAGGAGGCGACCTGCCTGGCCCTGATCGGTGACACCAGCCTCGCAGTGCGCTCGCTGGAAAGCTTGCTCTCCGACGAGCAACGGGTCTACGGAGCCGATGACTCCCGGCCGCTGGAGCTACGCCGCCAGATCGGGCTGCTTCACCTGGCAGGAGGTCAACGCGACGAGGCCACGCGGACCCTCTCCCGGCTGCTCGACGACCTGATCCGGGTTCACGGGCCAACTCATCCATCGGTGCCGAAGGTGCGCGATCTGCTGAGCGGAATACCGCAAGAGGGAGGCCGTTGA
- a CDS encoding UvrD-helicase domain-containing protein, translating to MAKLGIDKEFLREFSKLEKTVQQRVLESFGKFDAATHAGAHLEKITNARDDHFRTIRIDQFWRGVVLAPESGDSYTLLKVLPHDDAYAWAQRRTASVNTATGRIEIRDTEAIDATLPALSQMAASAPARLFDGVKDAELRKLGIDEQTLQFARALTDPVQLDASKSFLPQNQWDALYGLAAGLSPEEVWAEVGAFTTAGEVDTSDIGAAVERSTDRVVLVDGPEELMVMFERPFDLWRVYLHPQQRRLAESSFSGPAQVKGGPGTGKTVVALHRAHNLAQAGAGRILVTTYISTLPATLSAGLKLLADSPGVLDHIDIRHVDQLSHQIYREQHGAPLLLRSDQEKELWRSAARKAGAHFSEAFLAEEWRQVVLAQEVTDADDYRAADRTGRGRRLGARQKAQVWQVIWEFRQELRRRNLSTHETICIEATRLLNDRLEKPYRHIVVDEAQDLSPVHWRLLRAAVPQAPDDLFLAGDTHQRIYNSRVSFRDVGIAIAGRSSKLNINYRTTAEILAWSLGLIRGERIDDMDGGLDSIAGCRSDVHGMTPELKGFGNWDTELANLTKTVTDWIAAGVHPAEIGIAARSNYLVTATEASLGKDGIPVRALASASTGEDAVSVGTMHRMKGLEFRCLAVVGAGARQVPLPNAVTAAEEDQITHEHDMQRERCLLFVACTRAREQLSVSWHGASSPFLTALA from the coding sequence ATGGCGAAACTGGGGATCGACAAGGAATTCCTTCGCGAATTCAGCAAGCTCGAGAAGACCGTGCAACAACGGGTGCTGGAATCGTTCGGCAAGTTCGACGCTGCCACGCACGCAGGCGCGCACCTGGAGAAGATCACCAACGCCCGCGACGACCACTTCCGCACGATCAGGATCGACCAGTTCTGGCGTGGTGTCGTGCTCGCGCCGGAATCCGGGGACAGCTACACGCTGCTCAAGGTGTTGCCACACGACGACGCCTACGCATGGGCGCAACGGAGAACCGCGTCGGTAAACACCGCGACCGGGCGGATCGAGATCCGCGACACCGAGGCAATCGACGCCACGCTCCCCGCGCTGTCGCAGATGGCCGCGAGCGCTCCGGCCCGCCTCTTCGACGGCGTCAAAGACGCAGAACTGCGCAAACTGGGAATCGACGAGCAGACCTTGCAGTTCGCGCGGGCGTTGACCGACCCGGTCCAGCTTGACGCCTCCAAGTCGTTCCTGCCGCAGAACCAGTGGGACGCGTTGTACGGCCTGGCGGCGGGGCTCTCACCGGAGGAGGTGTGGGCCGAGGTCGGCGCGTTCACCACGGCGGGCGAGGTCGACACCTCCGACATCGGCGCAGCGGTCGAGCGCAGCACCGACCGCGTGGTGCTGGTGGACGGCCCCGAGGAACTGATGGTCATGTTCGAGCGGCCTTTTGACCTTTGGCGGGTCTACCTGCACCCGCAGCAACGCCGTCTGGCCGAATCTTCATTCTCCGGACCGGCGCAGGTGAAGGGCGGACCGGGCACTGGCAAGACCGTCGTAGCCCTGCACCGTGCGCACAACCTAGCTCAGGCCGGGGCGGGGCGGATACTCGTCACCACCTACATCTCCACTCTCCCAGCGACGTTGAGCGCAGGGCTCAAGCTCCTGGCGGACTCGCCCGGCGTCCTCGACCACATCGACATCCGCCACGTCGACCAACTTTCACACCAGATCTACCGGGAACAGCACGGGGCTCCCTTGCTGTTGCGGTCCGATCAAGAAAAGGAGTTGTGGCGCTCGGCGGCGCGAAAAGCGGGCGCGCACTTCAGCGAGGCATTCCTCGCCGAAGAGTGGCGCCAGGTGGTGCTTGCCCAGGAAGTGACCGATGCCGACGACTATCGCGCCGCCGATCGCACGGGCCGCGGACGCAGGCTCGGGGCCCGGCAGAAAGCCCAAGTCTGGCAGGTCATCTGGGAATTCCGGCAGGAGCTGCGTCGTCGCAACCTCTCGACACACGAGACCATCTGCATCGAGGCAACACGGCTTCTCAACGACCGGCTCGAGAAACCGTACCGCCACATCGTGGTGGACGAGGCGCAGGACCTCAGCCCGGTGCACTGGCGGCTCCTGCGTGCCGCAGTGCCCCAGGCGCCCGACGATCTCTTCCTCGCCGGTGACACGCATCAGAGGATCTACAACAGCCGCGTCAGCTTCCGAGACGTCGGCATCGCGATAGCGGGACGCTCCAGCAAGTTGAACATCAACTACCGGACGACCGCTGAGATTCTGGCCTGGAGCCTCGGCCTGATACGTGGCGAACGGATCGATGACATGGATGGCGGGCTCGACTCCATCGCGGGCTGCCGGTCCGACGTGCACGGCATGACGCCTGAACTCAAGGGCTTCGGCAACTGGGACACCGAACTCGCCAATCTGACGAAGACCGTCACCGACTGGATCGCCGCGGGGGTGCACCCAGCCGAGATCGGGATCGCCGCCCGGTCGAACTATCTGGTCACCGCCACCGAGGCTTCCCTCGGCAAGGACGGCATACCGGTGCGTGCACTGGCCAGCGCATCGACCGGGGAGGATGCGGTGTCGGTGGGAACCATGCACCGCATGAAAGGTCTCGAATTCCGCTGCCTCGCGGTCGTCGGAGCCGGGGCACGACAGGTGCCACTGCCCAACGCCGTGACGGCGGCCGAAGAGGACCAAATCACCCATGAACACGACATGCAACGCGAACGCTGCCTGCTGTTCGTCGCCTGCACTCGGGCCCGCGAGCAGCTGTCAGTCTCCTGGCACGGAGCTTCGAGCCCGTTCCTGACGGCCCTGGCCTGA